In Antennarius striatus isolate MH-2024 chromosome 10, ASM4005453v1, whole genome shotgun sequence, one DNA window encodes the following:
- the cul4b gene encoding cullin-4B, with amino-acid sequence MFPTGLSSPNPPPPPTQEARPAATDVKNDSGNITSPKKRKINGSEREDTSDTISSSPPKTLNSSSSSSSSCSPTSLHIQKKLRFEDSVDFIGLDVKMAEEAAAAAASCSNNKSKAVFLTGGVGHHANGLTKTAGSATFSNSKPGSAKKLVIKNFKEKPKLPENYTEETWQKLKEAVEAIQNSTSINYNLEELYQAVENLCSHKISAKLYKQLRAVCEDHIKAQIDQFREDALDSVLFLKKIDKCWQDHCRQMIMIRSIFLFLDRTYVLQNSMLPSIWDMGLELFRFYIISDLKVQSKTIDGILLFIERERNGEAIDRSLLRSLLSMLSDLQIYQDSFEQRFLEETNRLYAAEGQRLMQEREVPEYLHHVNKRLEEEADRVITYLDQSTQKPLIATVEKQLLGEHLTATLQKGLTHLLDENRIQELSLLYQLFSRVRGGVQVLLQHWIEYIKAFGSTIVINPEKDKTMVQELLDFKDKVDHIIDICFMKNEKFVNAMKEAFETFINKRPNKPAELIAKHVDSKLRAGNKEATDEELEKMLDKIMIIFRFIYGKDVFEAFYKKDLAKRLLVGKSASVDAEKSMLSKLKHECGAAFTSKLEGMFKDMELSKDIMVQFKQYMQCQNIPGNIELTVNILTMGYWPTYIPMEVHLPPEMVRLQEIFKTFYLGKHSGRKLQWQSTLGHCVLKAEFKEGKKELQVSLFQTLVLLMFNEGEDFTLEEIKVATGIEDSELRRTLQSLACGKARVLTKIPKSKDVEDGDRFSCNDDFKHKLFRIKINQIQMKETVEEQASTTERVFQDRQYQIDAAIVRIMKMRKTLSHNLLMSEVYNQLKFPVKPADLKKRIESLIDRDYMERDKENPNQYNYVA; translated from the exons atgtttccaACAGGTTTATCTTCCCCTAATCCCCCACCACCGCCAACCCAGGAGGCTAGACCAGCGGCTACTGATGTCAAAAACGACAGCGGTAACATCACATCTCcgaagaagaggaaaataaacGGATCAGAGAGGGAAGACACTTCTGACACGATCTCCTCTTCGCCTCCCAAGACCCTgaattcctcctcctcctcctcttcctcctgctctcccACGTCGCTGCACATCCAGAAGAAGTTGAGGTTTGAGGATTCGGTGGATTTCATTGGACTGGATGTGAAAATGGCTgaggaggctgctgctgctgctgcttcgtGCTCCAATAACAAAAGCAAAGCCGTGTTCTTGACCGGCGGCGTGGGGCACCACGCGAACGGACTGACCAAAACCGCAGGATCCGCTACCTTCTCCAACAGTAAACCTGGTTCTGCCAAGAAACTAGTCATCAAGAACTTCAAAG AAAAACCCAAATTGCCTGAGAACTACACGGAGGAGACCTGGCAAAAATTGAAGGAGGCAGTCGAGGCCATACAAAACAGCACCTCAATCAACTACAATCTAGAAGAGCTCTATCAG GCTGTTGAGAACCTGTGCTCCCATAAGATATCTGCCAAGCTTTACAAACAGCTAAGGGCTGTGTGTGAAGACCACATCAAGGCCCAGATCGATCAATTCAGAGA GGATGCCCTGGACAGTGTACTTTTCCTAAAGAAGATTGACAAGTGCTGGCAGGATCATTGCAGACAAATG ATCATGATTAGgagtatatttttgtttttggaccGCACCTATGTTCTACAAAATTCAATGCTGCCATCAATCTG GGACATGGGTCTGGAGCTGTTCAGGTTCTATATCATCAGCGATCTGAAAGTCCAAAGTAAAACTATCGACGGGATTCTGTTGTTCATCGAGAGGGAGCGAAATGGTGAGGCGATAGACCGCAGCCTGCTGAGGAGCCTGCTGAGCATGCTCTCTGACCTGCAG ATTTACCAAGACTCCTTTGAGCAACGCTTTTTGGAAGAAACTAATCGACTCTACGCTGCAGAGGGGCAGAGACTGATGCAGGAGAGAGAG GTACCTGAGTATCTCCATCATGTTAAcaaacgtctggaggaggaggcggacaGAGTCATCACATATCTAGATCAGAGCACACA AAAACCCCTCATTGCCACTGTGGAGAAGCAGTTGCTGGGTGAACATCTCACAGCGACTCTACAAAAAG GTTTGACTCACCTGCTGGATGAGAACAGAATTCAGGAACTGTCTCTCCTCTATCAGCTCTTCAGTCGGGTGCGAGGTGGTGTTCAGGTTCTCCTGCAACACTGGATAGAGTATATAAAG GCTTTTGGAAGCACAATCGTAATCAAtccagaaaaagacaaaacaatggTGCAAGAGTTGTTGGACTTTAAAGACAAGGTGGATCACATTATCGATATCTGCTTCATGAAGAATGAGAAGTTTGTAAATGCCATGAAGGAGGCTTTTGAGACATTCATAAACAAACGGCCAAATAAACCAGCAGAGCTCATAG CAAAACACGTGGATTCAAAACTGAGAGCAGGAAACAAAGAGGCAACAGATGAAGAACTGGAGAAGATGCTGGATAAGATCATGATTATTTTTAGATTCATTTATG GAAAAGATGTTTTCGAGGCCTTTTACAAGAAAGATTTGGCTAAGAGGTTGCTGGTTGGAAAAAGTGCGTCTGTGGATGCTGAAAAATCAATGTTGTCAAAGCTGAAACATG AATGTGGAGCAGCATTCACGAGCAAACTGGAAGGGATGTTCAAAGATATGGAGCTTTCTAAAGACATCATGGTCCAGTTCAAGCAG tATATGCAGTGCCAAAATATTCCTGGCAACATTGAGTTGACAGTGAACATCCTCACAATGGGTTACTGGCCGACATACATCCCAATGGAAGTACATCTGCCCCCTGAG ATGGTGCGACTGCAAGAGATCTTCAAGACCTTCTACCTGGGCAAACACAGTGGCAGAAAGCTGCAGTGGCAGTCAACACTCGGTCATTGTGTCTTAAAAGCTGAATTTAAAGAG GGTAAGAAGGAGCTGCAGGTGTCACTTTTCCAAACACTTGTGCTACTGATGTTCAATGAAGGAGAGGACTTCACTCTGGAGGAGATTAAAGTGGCAACAGGAATAG AGGACAGTGAGCTGCGCCGAACTCTGCAGTCACTTGCTTGCGGAAAAGCGCGTGTTCTCACCAAAATTCCAAAAAGCAAAGATGTGGAGGATGGAGACAGGTTTTCCTGCAATGACGACTTCAAACATAAGCTCTTCAGGatcaaaataaatcagattcAGATGAAAGAAACG GTGGAGGAGCAAGCCAGTACCACAGAAAGGGTCTTTCAGGATCGTCAGTATCAGATTGACGCTGCCATTGTGCGGAtcatgaagatgaggaagactcTGAGCCATAATCTTTTGATGTCTGAGGTGTACAACCAGCTCAAGTTCCCAGTCAAG
- the mcts1 gene encoding malignant T-cell-amplified sequence 1 has product MFKKFDEKENVSNCIQLKTSVIKGIKNQLVDQFPDIETWLNHIMPKKDPVKIVRCHEHIEILTVNGELLFFRQREGPFYPTLRLLHKYPFILPHQQVDKGAIKFVLSGANIMCPGLTSPGAKLYPADVDTVVAIMAEGKQHALCVGVMKMSAESIEKVNKGIGIENVHYLNDGLWHMKTYK; this is encoded by the exons ATGTTTAAGAA ATTTgatgagaaagaaaatgtgtcCAATTGTATTCAACTGAAAACATCTGTGATCAAAGGCATCAAAAATCAGTTGGTGGATCAATTTCCGGACATTGAGACATGGCTAAATCACATAATGCCAAAAAAAGACCCAGTCAAAATAGTGAGATG CCATGAACACATTGAAATCCTGACAGTGAATGGAGAACTGCTGTTCTTCAGACAAAGAGAAGGGCCTTTCTATCCAACCCTTAGACTGCTACATAAAT ATCCTTTCATTCTTCCACACCAGCAAGTAGACAAAGGAGCCATTAAATTTGTCCTAAGTGGAGCTAACATCATGTGTCCTGGACTGACATCACCAGGTGCAAAACTCTATCCTGCTGATGTTGACACAGTAGTT GCCATAATGGCAGAAGGAAAACAACATGCACTTTGTGTTGGTGTTATGAAGATGTCTGCAGAAAGCAT AGAAAAAGTCAACAAGGGAATTGGCATCGAGAATGTTCACTATCTGAATGATGGATTGTGGCACATGAAGACCTACAAATGA